One segment of Kwoniella pini CBS 10737 chromosome 9, complete sequence DNA contains the following:
- a CDS encoding mitochondrial 54S ribosomal uL1m domain-containing protein encodes MPHHLSSTSSDCSSQLSRTTNYSTIFSKSSPKPSSFGPNSHIDSSSKYTQTKDRKTSKSKHKKEVETNPYEEYFIQQAKLFRHLEKRYIKFQKKQKEEQARARENRYKRFTPVPKSTQKKTTTTEFRKDKNTSIDRTHQPNTDISESNSMIGPSVSAIRGQAGRALSQASRPVSVTRVSSPVPTAPFSSSASSSIRSQKSLPKKKKKVVNPDAMTASEATRVLRALEIANPTSSYSLTLSTKSTKSSLPIRGHFHLPLDPRRSSETILVFAEPNSPSSNLAKAAGAAYVGGEELFESVLSGKISPTRCLATPGMMPQVTRNLARYLGPKGLMPVAKRGLVGEGQELADKIRDAAGRMEYRADKEGLVRIPVARMDFEIPSVENNIRSFIQTVRDNQSAGTTDDAVTAAAKKKKKGSSITAVRLETTNGPSIEINDVLQ; translated from the exons ATGCCACATCATCTCTCTTCGACATCTTCTGATTGTTCAAGTCAACTTTCAAGGACAACCAATTATTCAACAATCTTTTCGAAATCGTCTCCGAAACCTAGCTCATTTGGCCCAAATTCCCATATAGATAGCTCGTCCAAATATACTCAGACGAAGGATCGCAAGACATCAAAGTCCAAGCATAAAAAAGAGGTAGAAACGAATCCATACGAGGAATATTTTATCCAACAAGCCAAACTTTTCAGACATCTTGAAAAGAGgtatatcaaatttcaaaagaagcagaaagaagaacaagctCGTGCCAGAGAAAATAGATATAAAAGATTCACACCAGTTCCAAAATCTACTCAGAAGAAGACTACAACCACTGAATTCCGAAAAGACAAAAATACCTCTATTGATAGAACCCATCAGCCAAATACGGATATCAGTGAATCGAACAGTATGATTGGTCCTAGTGTATCTGCGATTCGTGGTCAAGCTGGAAGAGCTCTTTCTCAAGCTTCT CGTCCAGTCTCCGTCACTCGAGTATCCTCCCCAGTCCCTACCGcacctttttcatcctCCGCTTCTTCCTCTATACGAAGTCAAAAATCGTTgccaaagaagaaaaagaaggtagtTAACCCTGATGCTATGACTGCGTCAGAAGCTACTCGAGTGCTCAGA GCTCTCGAAATTGCTAATCCAACATCATCATACTCACTTACACTATCAACCAAATCTactaaatcatctttacctaTAAGAggtcattttcatttaccTTTAGATCCACGTAGATCATCAGAAACCATTCTAGTATTTGCCGaaccaaattcaccttcttcaaatctaGCAAAAGCAGCAGGAGCAGCTTATGtaggtggagaagaattatttgaatctGTTTTATCTGGTAAAATATCACCAACTAGATGTTTAGCTACTCCTGGTATGATGCCTCAAGTAACCCGAAATTTGGCAAGATATTTAGGTCCAAAGGGACTTATGCCAGTTGCTAAAAGAGGATTAGTAGGTGAAGGTCAAGAATTAGCGGATAAAATTAGAGATGCAGCTGGAAGAATGGAATATAGAGCTGATAAAGAGGGTTTAGTCAGGATTC CCGTTGCTAGA ATGGATTTCGAGATACCCTCGGTTGAAAACAACATTCgatcattcattcaaacGGTTCGTGATAATCAGTCAGCAGGAACAACCGATGATGCTGTCACTGCTGCCGccaagaaaaagaaaaagg GTTCTTCAATAACTGCGGTCAGACTGGAGACAACCAACGGACCAAGTATAGAGATAAATGATGTATTGCAATAA
- a CDS encoding pyruvate kinase, with protein MSYALGHVPPSRPLTPSPSQNQSYRLPLDSRAQLRQRQFSIGGPLSIMSTSPYSNNTPTSQLAWQASFSTNFNEMTPEEKFFRKTSIIATIGPKTNNVDTLVALADAGMNIVRMNFSHGSYEYHQSVIDNARAAAAKSPNGRPLAIALDTKGPEIRTGLMKDDADVPIDAGHEFWITTDKSFAESGTKEQIYMDYTNLPKVTAPGKVIYVDDGVLSLQVISIDGEKIRVKSLNSGNLSSRKGVNLPKTAVDLPPLSEKDKADLAFGVKNGVDMVFASFIRSGNDVKEIRKVLGTEGANIKIIVKIENEQGVTNFDEILRETDGVMVARGDLGIEIPASQVFVAQKMMIAKCNVAGKPVICATQMLESMTYNPRPTRAEVSDVANAVMDGADCVMLSGETAKGKYPIEAVKMMAETAYLAERSIAYPHLFDQLRSLTPRPTETAETLALSAVAAAMEQDAGAIIVLSTSGVSARLLSKYRPECPIICVTRNQQTARQLHLSRGVYPVWYPEPRGIPGDKWQIDVDNRIRYGLRVALQLSIVKPEATVMAVQGWKGGLGHTNTLRILSVPADPADLDLHSIERDE; from the exons ATGTCATACGCTCTTGGTCACGTTCCCCCTTCACGACCATTaacaccttctccttctcaaaatcaatcttaccGACTTCCTCTTGACTCTCGTGCCCAACTTCGACAACGTCAGTTCTCCATAGGAGGTCCACTTAGCATCATGTCCACAAGTCCTTACTCCAACAACACCCCTACTTCCCAACTTGCTTGGCAAGCATCTTTTAGCACCAACTTCAATGAAATGACTCCTGAGGAGAAGTTCTTCAGAAAG ACTTCTATCATTGCTACCATTGGTCCTAAAACTAACAATGTAGACACCCTCGTCGCTCTTGCTGATGCCGGTATGAACATTG TCCGAATGAACTTCTCTCACGGTTCATACGAATACCATCAATCCGTCATTGATAACGCCCGAGCTGCTGCCGCTAAGAGCCCAAACGGCCGACCTTTAGCTATCGCTCTTGACACCAAGGGTCCAGAGATCAGAACTGGTCTGATGAAGGATGACGCTGAT GTCCCTATCGATGCCGGACACGAGTTCTGGATTACCACCGACAAATCTTTCGCCGAATCTGGTACCAAGGAGCAGATCTACATGGACTAC ACCAACCTGCCCAAAGTCACAGCTCCCGGTAAGGTCATATATGTCGATGACGGTGTTCTCTCTCTTCAAGTTATCTCCATTGACGGTGAAAAGATCCGAGTCAAATCCTTGAACTCCGGTAACCTCTCTTCCAGAAAAGGTGTTAACCTCCCCAAAACCGCTGTCGACTTACCCCCTCTTTCCGAGAAGGACAAGGCCGATTTGGCTTTCGGTGTCAAAAACGGAGTTGACATGGTTTTCGCTTCTTTCATCCGATCCGGAAACGATGTCAAGGAAATTAGAAAGGTTCTTGGTACTGAGGGTGCCAACATCAAGATTATCGTTAAAATCGAAAACGAGCAAGGTGTCACCAACTTTGACGAGATTTTGAGGGAGACTGATGGTGTTATGGTTGCCAGAGGTGATTTGGGTATTGAGATCCCAGCAAGTCAAGTATTCGTCGCCcaaaaaatgatgattgcCAAATGTAACGTTGCTGGTAAACCAGTAATCTGCGCTACCCAAATGCTTGAA TCTATGACA TACAACCCTCGACCAACCCGAGCCGAAGTCTCAGATGTTGCCAACGCTGTCATGGATGGTGCCGATTGTGTCATGCTTTCAGGTGAAACAGCTAAGGGTAAATACCCTATTGAAGCTG TCAAGATGATGGCCGAGACTGCCTACCTCGCTGAGCGATCCATTGCCTACCCTCACTTGTTCGACCAACTCCGATCCCTCACTCCTCGACCAACCGAGACCGCTGAAACTCTCGCTCTTTCCGCTGTCGCCGCTGCCATGGAGCAAGATGCTGGAGCCATCATTGTCTTGTCTACCAGTGGTGTTTCCGCTAGACTTCTCTCCAAATACAGACCTGAATGCCCTATCATCTGTG TCACTCGAAACCAACAAACCGCTCGACAACTTCACTTGTCTCGAGGTGTATACCCTGTTTGGTATCCTGAGCCTCGAGGTATCCCCGGAGACAAATGGCAAATCGATGTCGACAACCGAATCAG GTATGGTCTCCGAGTTGCTCTTCAACTCTCCATCGTCAAGCCGGAAGCTACCGTCATGGCTGTTCAAGGATGGAAGGGTGGTCTCGGTCAC ACCAACACCCTCCGAATCCTTAGCGTCCCCGCTGATCCCGCAGATCTCGATCTCCACTCTATCGAAAGAGATGAGTAA
- a CDS encoding eukaryotic translation initiation factor 3 subunit E — protein MAEYDLTQKLIPHLDRHLAIPLLNHLTDVAIFPADQLAKAQYDLVKGTNMVDYVESLHEQSGSGESRDFAKLREEATARYQELQEKAQPVMKVIEDPDAVAKLRSGVDKDKNLDLLKSEYNIDIDQINALYHFGQYQYTLGAYAPAANFLYHFLIFSPSLDLNISAHWGKLSSNILTGEWDAALTEIKDLRDAIDNPHGTSMAKPLAQLQARTWLLHWSLFVFFNLGEGQGCQGLLDMFLSPAYLNTIQTSCPHLLRYLVAAAVISRRAPKPAGTRGNRDHVKELTKIVQMEEYQYSDPITGFLKDLFADFDLNQAQQRLTVAESVVRSDFFLSGFADEFVENARWLISEVFCRIHRRIDIGQLSKTLNLSNEEGEKWIVNLIRDSRMGVEAKIDLKENMLHITRPHATPTATLIETTRGLAFRSQAIQFAMQSTGGGGERAERGERGERGGRGGGRGGRPRAGASAREEVAA, from the exons ATGGCCGAATACGACCTCACTCAA AAACTTATCCCTCATCTTGACCGACATCTCGCCATTCCTCTTTTGAACCACTTGACAGATGTTGCTATCTTTCCAGCTGATCAATTAGCAAAAGCTCA GTATGATCTCGTCAAAGGTACCAACATGGTCGATTACGTAGAATCATTACATGAACAATCTGGATCAGGAGAATCTAGGGATTTTGCAAAGTTGAGAGAAGAGGCTACAGCTAGATACCAGGAATTACAGGAGAAAGCACAACCAgtaatgaaggtgatagaAGATCCAGATGCTGTTGCTAAGTTGAGGAGTGGTGTAGACAAGGACAAGAACTTGGATCTGTTGAAATCGGAATACAAC ATCGATATCGATCAAATAAATGCATTGTATCATTTCggtcaatatcaatatacCCTAGGTGCTTATGCTCCAGCTGCCAACTTCCTTTACCACTTCTTAATCTTCTCACCTTCCCTTGACCTCAACATCTCAGCTCATTGGGGTAAATTGTCCTCGAATATCTTAACAGGTGAATGGGATGCCGCTTTGACagaaattaaagatttGAGAGATGCTATCGACAATCCTCATGGAACTTCAATGGCTAAACCTTTAGCACAATTACAAGCTAGAACATGGTTACTTCATTGGTCATTATTTgtctttttcaacttggGTGAAGGTCAAGGTTGTCAAGGTTTATTAGACATGTTCTTATCACCAGCTTATCTCAATACCATTCAAACTTCTTGTCCTCATCTCCTTCGATACCTCGTAGCTGCTGCCGTCATCTCGCGTAGAGCACCAAAACCTGCTGGAACTCGAGGCAACAGGGATCATGTTAAAGAATTGACAAAGATTGTACAAATGgaagaatatcaatattcCGATCCTATTACAGgatttttaaaagatttattcGCCGACTTCGACCTaaatcaagctcaacaacgATTAACAGTCGCTGAGAGTGTAGTACGATCAGACTTCTTCCTTTCAGGTTTTGCGGATGAATTTGTAGAAAACGCTAGATGGTTGATAAGTGAGGTATTCTGCAGGATACATAGAAGGATTGATATCGG ACAATTGTCGAAGACGCTCAATTTATCGAATGAGGAAGGTGAAAAATGGATTGTCAACTTGATCAGGGATTCTCGAATGGGTGTAGAAGCtaagattgatttgaaagag AACATGCTTCACATAACTCGACCACATGCTACACCTACAGCAACTCTCATTGAAACAACGCGAGGTCTCGCTTTCCGATCGCAAGCTATTCAATTTGCAATGCAAAGTACcggtggaggaggagaaCGAGCAGAACGTGGGGAAAGAGGAGAACGAGGTGGACGTGGAGGTGGTAGAGGTGGTAGACCACGAGCTGGAGCATcagcaagagaagaagttgCAGCTTAG